A genomic region of Rhipicephalus sanguineus isolate Rsan-2018 chromosome 3, BIME_Rsan_1.4, whole genome shotgun sequence contains the following coding sequences:
- the LOC119387494 gene encoding E3 ubiquitin-protein ligase rnf8, with protein sequence MAALGKPETQVIDLNGPLPGRLVLERDEEVVGRSSDCSICVRSVMVSRRHAVFRRDTSGQWRVADDSSMNGVYVNGQRVETERPRLLRQDDVVSLGPPQRTNLVFRFVTDDPRHRGGDAGQRPKDAATSRPRAFLFMIGGGPNLLPKELDSGNKVAHRAAAPAADESESDSSPVLPSDRDNNNVFVQPGVSPNGFAAAGRSDAFSKHSKKIRLSAGDNVVRRVESIMENELTCAICSELFVDAAMLQCGHTFCSYCIHNWRKQKNVCPFCLASISSVTRSFVVDNIIDELVCFNPELKRFREALAHSRLAASYGDASKN encoded by the coding sequence ATGGCGGCCCTGGGTAAGCCGGAGACTCAAGTCATCGACCTCAATGGTCCCCTGCCCGGTCGTCTGGTGCTCGAAAGAGACGAGGAAGTTGTCGGGCGCAGCAGCGACTGCAGCATATGCGTGCGTTCCGTCATGGTGTCCAGGCGCCACGCCGTCTTCAGACGCGACACATCGGGTCAGTGGCGGGTCGCGGACGATTCGAGCATGAACGGTGTGTACGTGAACGGTCAACGAGTCGAGACCGAGAGGCCGCGGCTGCTGCGGCAGGACGATGTGGTATCGCTGGGCCCGCCGCAACGAACGAACCTAGTTTTTCGATTCGTCACAGACGACCCTCGGCATCGAGGTGGCGATGCAGGTCAACGCCCCAAGGACGCTGCCACCTCTAGACCTCGTGCATTTCTTTTCATGATCGGCGGCGGCCCCAACCTGCTTCCAAAAGAGCTCGACAGTGGCAACAAAGTCGCGCACAGGGCGGCGGCGCCCGCAGCTGACGAAAGCGAAAGTGACTCTTCGCCCGTCCTGCCCTCGGATAGAGACAACAACAACGTGTTTGTACAGCCCGGTGTATCGCCCAACGGCTTCGCAGCAGCGGGCCGGAGTGACGCCTTCTCCAAGCACAGCAAGAAGATCAGACTTTCCGCGGGCGACAACGTAGTGCGCAGGGTAGAAAGCATTATGGAAAACGAGCTGACGTGCGCGATTTGCAGCGAGCTGTTTGTGGACGCCGCCATGCTGCAGTGCGGTCACACGTTCTGCTCGTACTGCATTCACAACTGGAGGAAACAGAAGAACGTGTGTCCTTTCTGTCTCGCCTCAATCAGCTCGGTCACACGGTCGTTCGTCGTGGACAACATCATCGATGAACTGGTTTGCTTCAACCCAGAACTTAAGCGTTTTCGAGAGGCTCTAGCGCACTCCAGATTAGCCGCTTCGTATGGTGACGCCTCGAAAAACTGA
- the LOC119387491 gene encoding perilipin-2, with protein sequence MPEAINEAPPRQGVQSNFVNRLSELPAVTSLWETAAQSYARAKANPGLLAYAIGTAEKSAAMALATSKPVVDKFATPISIVDGLACKGLDKLEEVYPDVKKKAHDQIVTDAVQYGLKKYDDVKDYGMSKISDIKSVSAGTVHMVAHPVETISQCHSQILGYAKQALAATEATLDQHIASLGIDMKKEGNETVPPEEVALLTRLDSISRKASTCASRHAALQLSVLQRYAGDSITRFQVALQLIQTMKQNLAASTNQSFQETLARMSLQSSWLQGLLRESTDEAQEKNVQAMVLAVARSALGTASRALEQPAVLVRGMSSQLQESYSRLLNSTSDMLQTLTGVSNISELTAVTLNNLHLQSIRLEYSIRLFTHQALEWLTTLPVVERLLPTPTEMTSFGSDSTRTVESSEEESSADESL encoded by the exons ATGCCGGAGGCCATTAACGAGGCACCGCCCCGTCAAGGCGTGCAGTCCAACTTTGTAAATCGACTCAGCGAACTGCCCGCCGTCACGAGTCTGTGGGAAACGGCAGCGCAGTCGTATGCTCGGGCCAAAGCGAACCCGGGCCTGCTGGCGTACGCTATTGGCACTGCCGAGAAATCGGCGGCGATGGCACTCGCCACTAGCAAGCCCGTGGTCGACAAGTTCGCCACGCCGATCAGCATCGTCGATGGCTTGGCCTGCAAGGGGCTCGACAAGCTCGAAGAAGTCTACCCCGACGTCAAGAAGAAGGCGCACGACCAGATAGTGACCGACGCCGTCCAGTACGGGCTCAAGAAGTACGACGACGTCAAGGATTACGGCATGTCTAAG ATCAGTGACATCAAGAGTGTGTCTGCTGGAACAGTGCACATGGTGGCGCATCCTGTGGAGACTATCTCTCAGTGCCATAGTCAAATCTTGGGCTATGCCAAGCAAGCTCTTGCTGCTACTGAAGCTACATTGGACCAG CACATTGCATCCCTTGGAATTGACATGAAGAAAGAAGGCAACGAGACTGTGCCTCCGGAAGAGGTGGCTCTGCTCACTCGACTGGACAGCATCTCCCGCAAGGCATCGACATGCGCCTCGCGACACGCTGCCCTGCAACTGAGTGTGCTGCAGCGCTATGCGGGCGACTCCATCACCCGCTTCCAGGTGGCTCTGCAGCTAATCCAGACTATGAAGCAGAATCTGGCTGCTAGCACCAACCAGTCATTCCAGGAGACTCTGGCACGCATGAGCCTCCAGTCTTCCTGGCTCCAGGGACTGCTGAGAGAGTCCACTGATGAAGCTCAGGAGAAG AATGTACAGGCCATGGTGCTTGCTGTCGCTCGAAGTGCACTTGGTACGGCCAGTCGTGCCCTGGAGCAGCCCGCAGTCCTTGTTCGAGGCATGTCCTCCCAGTTGCAGGAGTCCTACAGTCGGCTTCTCAACTCGACATCAGACATGCTGCAGACCTTGACGGGTGTTTCCAACATCAGCGAGCTGACTGCAGTTACTCTCAACAACCTTCACCTGCAGTCCATCCGGCTCGAGTACTCGATCCGCCTGTTCACACACCAGGCACTGGAGTGGCTG ACCACACTTCCTGTAGTGGAGCGCCTGTTGCCGACCCCCACCGAGATGACATCTTTTGGCTCTGACTCGACAAGAACCGTTGAATCGTCTGAGGAAGAGTCCTCTGCGGATGAATCCCTGTAG
- the LOC119387499 gene encoding protein JTB-like produces MIEVCSLKRIIFLTVFLIGACLMILTLESILSDHDSDRNGSNSSEGCWEREEYVVKQKCMPCTEFERASKHLPICIQSKYKELVTCKNSGDVYRRCDNEKEGQRFWIFEGSMLVTGLLSSLSVVLRQKHLDRKMIERIQQQVAAGV; encoded by the exons ATGATCGAAGTGTGCTCCCTGAAACGCATAATATTCCTCACTGTCTTTCTGATAGG CGCCTGTCTGATGATCCTGACGCTGGAAAGCATCCTGTCAGACCACGACAGTGATCGAAACGGTTCAAATTCCTCGGAGGGTTGCTGGGAGAGGGAAGAGTACGTCGTCAAGCAGAAGTGCATGCCTTGCACCGAATTCGAGAGG gcAAGCAAGCACCTGCCAATATGCATTCAGTCCAAGTACAAAGAACTAGTCACCTGCAAGAACTCAGGTGACGTCTATCGAAG GTGCGACAATGAGAAAGAAGGGCAGCGCTTCTGGATATTTGAAGGCAGCATGCTCGTCACGGGTCTCCTGAGCTCACTCTCGGTCGTGCTTCGACAGAAGCACCTTGACCGCAAGATGATAGAGCGTATACAGCAGCAGGTGGCTGCAGGAGTATGA